A single genomic interval of Mucilaginibacter boryungensis harbors:
- the secDF gene encoding protein translocase subunit SecDF produces MQGKGVIKFFAIILAISCLYQLSFTWVTKKVEKDAEVYSKGNEQKKKAYLDSISGQPVYPLFNHTYQYCKNKELALGLDLKGGMNVTMQIALGDLIKTLANNNTDPDFNRALSNASLDAKTSPANYINLFMDEYKKISPNGKLAPIFATKENAGHIKFDASNSEVESFLKDQANTAVTQSFNILRTRIDKFGVTQPNIQLQTGTNRILVELPGVTDKERVRKLLQGSAKLEFYETYENQEVYQLLTNINTLLAAKNKAAGKGKDTTKAVAAVTPDAKKDTAKTAGSLLSKVKKEAGTAKDTSSLKGRLKAEAENPLFAKMTPAYSSGANGQPSGLRPGPTVGYASEKDTAAVDAYLAMPEVKAVLPQNLKLVWGIKPIEKSKTFELYAIKLSGATNGPVLTGGVITDANSDINPQTGTYEVTMDMNSEGAQTWARVTAAAAGNPKDETDNRSIAIVLDDNVVSAPRVSNEITGGRSSISGSFTMEETKDLANILKAGRLPAPARIVSEEVVGPSLGQESINHGLASSIAGLVVVLIFMVAYYNRAGTIAVVAVIVNVFFLMGVLTSLGAVLTLDGIAGIILILGIAVDANVLIYERVREEMAHGKSIRLAVADGFKHALPSILDSNISTFLTGLILFSFGSGPILGFATTLMIGIVTSLFCSLLISRLIFEWMLGKGWDIKFSNPWSSHTFKNANYAFVKNRFKFYALSGTFILLGLISMFTRGFNYGVDFQGGRTYEVRFDKTVSTQAIRDAVDADFGQGKTEVKTFGSDNQIRVTTNYLIEDQSQTVDNKVETDLRKAMSNVNPKFNIIGQQKVGPTIANDLKTSAIWTVVFAIIVISGYILIRFRKWQFSLGAMIATAHDALLVLSFFSIFKDMLPFSLDIDQKFIAAILTVIGYSINDTVVVFDRIREFLNLHHSKTDDPKTVINQAINSTLSRTIITALTVIFVLLVLFIFGGDVLRGFSFALLIGVTFGTYSSICVATPVIIDFGKKDLK; encoded by the coding sequence ATGCAAGGTAAAGGGGTTATTAAATTTTTCGCCATCATACTGGCTATTTCATGCTTGTACCAGCTCTCGTTTACTTGGGTAACCAAGAAGGTTGAGAAAGATGCCGAAGTTTATTCAAAGGGTAACGAACAAAAAAAGAAAGCCTACCTGGATTCTATTTCAGGCCAGCCAGTGTACCCGTTATTTAACCATACCTACCAATACTGTAAAAACAAGGAGCTTGCTCTGGGTTTGGACTTAAAGGGTGGTATGAACGTTACAATGCAGATCGCATTAGGCGACCTGATCAAAACATTAGCTAACAACAACACAGATCCTGATTTTAACAGGGCACTGAGTAATGCCAGCCTTGATGCAAAAACCAGCCCGGCTAATTATATCAACCTGTTTATGGATGAATATAAAAAGATTAGCCCTAACGGTAAACTGGCCCCTATTTTCGCCACAAAAGAAAATGCCGGTCACATTAAGTTTGATGCTTCAAACAGCGAAGTTGAATCTTTCCTGAAAGATCAGGCCAATACCGCTGTTACGCAATCATTCAACATTTTGCGTACCCGTATAGATAAATTTGGTGTAACACAGCCAAATATTCAACTGCAAACTGGCACCAACCGTATTTTGGTTGAATTACCGGGCGTAACCGATAAAGAACGCGTGCGTAAACTGTTACAAGGTTCGGCTAAGCTGGAATTTTACGAGACTTACGAAAACCAGGAGGTTTACCAGTTACTTACTAATATCAACACCCTGTTGGCGGCCAAAAATAAAGCTGCGGGTAAAGGTAAAGACACTACAAAAGCGGTTGCTGCTGTAACCCCTGACGCTAAAAAAGATACTGCGAAAACAGCAGGCTCATTATTAAGCAAGGTTAAAAAAGAAGCTGGCACTGCTAAAGACACTTCATCGTTAAAAGGCAGATTAAAAGCTGAAGCAGAGAACCCGTTATTTGCTAAAATGACACCTGCTTATTCATCAGGCGCCAATGGACAGCCATCAGGATTACGCCCGGGCCCAACTGTTGGCTATGCTTCAGAAAAAGATACCGCCGCTGTTGACGCTTATCTGGCTATGCCTGAAGTTAAAGCTGTATTGCCACAAAACCTGAAATTGGTTTGGGGTATTAAACCAATAGAAAAAAGCAAAACTTTTGAATTATACGCCATCAAATTATCTGGCGCTACCAATGGCCCGGTATTAACCGGCGGTGTTATTACCGATGCCAACTCGGACATTAACCCGCAAACCGGTACTTACGAGGTTACCATGGATATGAACAGCGAAGGTGCACAAACCTGGGCACGTGTAACTGCTGCTGCCGCAGGTAACCCTAAAGATGAAACCGACAACCGTTCTATAGCCATTGTGTTAGATGATAACGTAGTTTCTGCCCCACGTGTAAGTAACGAGATCACTGGCGGCCGCTCCTCTATCAGTGGTAGCTTCACTATGGAAGAAACCAAGGATTTGGCCAACATTTTGAAAGCAGGCCGTTTACCGGCACCGGCACGTATTGTGTCTGAAGAAGTGGTGGGCCCGTCATTAGGTCAGGAATCTATCAACCACGGTTTGGCTTCAAGTATTGCCGGTTTGGTTGTGGTATTAATATTCATGGTTGCTTACTACAACCGTGCAGGTACTATTGCGGTAGTGGCCGTAATTGTTAACGTATTCTTCCTGATGGGTGTATTAACCAGCTTAGGCGCTGTGTTAACGCTTGATGGTATAGCCGGTATTATCCTGATACTCGGTATAGCAGTTGATGCCAACGTACTGATATATGAACGCGTGCGCGAAGAAATGGCGCATGGCAAATCTATCCGTTTAGCAGTTGCCGATGGTTTTAAACACGCTTTACCTTCAATTCTTGACTCTAACATCAGTACCTTCCTTACCGGTTTAATTTTATTCTCGTTCGGTTCGGGCCCTATCTTAGGCTTCGCCACAACGCTGATGATCGGTATTGTTACTTCCCTGTTCTGCTCGTTATTGATCTCGAGGTTAATATTTGAATGGATGCTGGGTAAAGGTTGGGATATTAAATTTAGCAACCCATGGAGTTCACATACCTTTAAAAACGCGAATTACGCGTTTGTTAAAAACCGTTTCAAGTTTTACGCCTTGTCAGGTACGTTTATCCTATTAGGTTTAATCTCTATGTTTACCCGCGGTTTCAACTACGGTGTAGATTTCCAGGGCGGCCGTACTTATGAAGTAAGGTTTGACAAAACTGTTTCTACACAAGCTATCCGCGATGCGGTTGACGCCGATTTTGGCCAGGGTAAAACCGAGGTTAAAACCTTTGGCAGCGATAACCAGATACGTGTAACCACCAATTATTTAATTGAAGACCAGTCGCAAACTGTTGACAATAAAGTGGAGACCGATTTACGCAAAGCAATGTCTAACGTTAACCCTAAATTTAATATCATTGGTCAGCAAAAAGTAGGCCCAACCATAGCTAACGACTTAAAAACATCGGCTATATGGACTGTAGTTTTCGCTATCATCGTAATTTCAGGCTATATCCTTATCCGTTTCCGCAAATGGCAGTTTAGCTTAGGTGCGATGATCGCTACCGCGCATGATGCCTTACTGGTACTTTCATTCTTCTCGATATTTAAGGATATGTTACCATTCTCGCTGGATATCGACCAGAAATTCATCGCGGCCATTTTGACAGTAATTGGTTATTCAATTAACGATACCGTGGTTGTATTCGACCGTATCCGTGAGTTCCTTAACCTGCACCATTCAAAAACCGACGATCCGAAAACGGTAATTAACCAAGCTATTAATAGTACTTTAAGCCGTACCATTATTACCGCGTTAACTGTAATATTCGTATTGTTAGTACTGTTTATCTTCGGTGGCGATGTACTGCGCGGCTTCTCGTTCGCGTTGTTGATAGGTGTTACCTTTGGTACCTACTCGTCAATTTGTGTTGCTACACCAGTTATCATTGACTTTGGTAAAAAAGATTTGAAATAA
- the accD gene encoding acetyl-CoA carboxylase, carboxyltransferase subunit beta → MSWFKRELKGIITSTEEKKEAPDGIWNKCPNCKKPLHYSEQVENQYVCHYCGYHIRIGSKEYFSILFDNNEFTELFPNLTSGDPLNFTDTKKYTDRLKDTIKKTGLNDAIRAAYGKIDGQDIVIACMDFNFIGGSMGSVVGEKIARSIDHSIATKAPFLMISKSGGARMMEAAFSLMQMAKTSAKLALLAQAKVPYISLLTDPTTGGVTASYAMLGDINIAEPGSLIGFAGPRVIKETIKKDLPKGFQTAEFVQEHGFLDFIVDRREMKEKLASFIKMMNN, encoded by the coding sequence ATGTCGTGGTTTAAAAGGGAACTTAAGGGAATAATTACGTCTACTGAAGAAAAGAAGGAAGCACCTGACGGTATCTGGAACAAATGCCCTAACTGCAAAAAGCCCCTGCATTATTCAGAACAAGTTGAGAACCAATATGTTTGCCACTATTGCGGTTACCATATCCGTATAGGTTCAAAAGAATATTTTTCCATTTTATTTGATAACAACGAGTTTACCGAACTGTTCCCGAACCTTACATCGGGCGACCCACTGAACTTTACCGATACCAAAAAATACACCGACAGGCTGAAAGACACCATCAAAAAAACCGGGCTGAACGATGCTATCCGCGCCGCTTACGGTAAAATTGACGGACAGGATATTGTTATTGCCTGCATGGATTTCAATTTTATTGGCGGCTCTATGGGTTCGGTTGTAGGTGAAAAGATAGCCCGGTCGATTGATCACAGTATCGCTACCAAAGCCCCATTCCTGATGATATCCAAATCGGGCGGTGCACGTATGATGGAAGCGGCGTTTTCACTAATGCAAATGGCTAAAACATCGGCCAAGCTGGCTTTACTGGCGCAAGCTAAAGTTCCGTATATCTCTTTATTAACCGACCCTACTACCGGTGGTGTAACCGCATCATACGCTATGCTGGGCGACATCAACATTGCTGAACCCGGCTCGCTGATAGGTTTTGCTGGTCCGCGGGTTATTAAAGAGACCATTAAAAAAGACTTACCTAAAGGTTTCCAAACTGCCGAATTTGTGCAGGAACACGGTTTCCTTGATTTTATAGTAGACCGCCGTGAAATGAAGGAGAAATTAGCTTCGTTTATAAAGATGATGAATAATTAG
- a CDS encoding NAD(P)/FAD-dependent oxidoreductase, translating to METSTKTNFPLVVIIGAGFGGLEVAKGLADKPVEVLMLDKHNYHVFQPLLYQVATGSLEAESIAFSVRKNFSSQKNFRFRIAEVMGLNAETKTLDTTIGGIKYDYLVIATGSTTNFFGNKQIEKFAMPMKSIPEALNLRYLVLQNLEEAVLLKTREEREPYLNFVLVGAGPTGVELAGALAELRNHVLTKDYPELDKEHMRVYLVDFMPKVLGPFSEQASAKAKDFLVKMGVDVLLNKKVESYDGEVIKFEDGQTIRTRNVIWSAGVMGVIPKGVPEGSIIRGNRIQTDAINRVEGAENIFAIGDVAAVITEETPKGHPGVAQVAIQQGKQVAKNIVHIIKGEPTEPFKYFDKGSLATIGRNKAVADLGKIKFQGFFAWLIWMFVHLVSLLGFRNKIIVFINWIGSYINYNGGTRLIIRRFVRDNVPADARHLPKTES from the coding sequence ATGGAAACATCAACCAAAACCAATTTTCCTTTAGTAGTTATTATCGGCGCTGGCTTCGGCGGACTTGAGGTTGCCAAAGGCCTTGCCGATAAGCCAGTAGAAGTACTAATGCTGGATAAGCATAACTACCATGTGTTTCAGCCGTTGCTTTACCAGGTAGCAACTGGCAGCCTGGAGGCAGAGTCTATCGCTTTTTCTGTCCGCAAAAATTTTAGCAGTCAAAAGAATTTCCGTTTTCGCATTGCCGAGGTGATGGGCTTGAATGCTGAAACTAAAACCCTGGATACCACTATTGGCGGTATTAAATACGATTACCTGGTAATAGCTACCGGCTCGACCACCAACTTTTTTGGCAACAAGCAAATCGAAAAGTTTGCCATGCCTATGAAAAGTATCCCCGAGGCGCTTAACCTGCGCTACCTGGTGCTGCAAAACCTGGAAGAAGCGGTATTGTTAAAAACCCGTGAAGAACGCGAGCCTTACCTGAACTTTGTATTGGTAGGCGCCGGCCCTACCGGTGTAGAATTGGCCGGGGCTTTAGCCGAACTGCGGAACCACGTACTTACTAAGGATTATCCCGAATTGGACAAAGAACACATGCGGGTTTACCTTGTTGATTTTATGCCTAAGGTTTTAGGGCCATTTTCAGAGCAAGCATCCGCAAAAGCAAAGGATTTCCTGGTGAAAATGGGGGTTGATGTATTGCTGAATAAAAAAGTGGAAAGCTACGATGGTGAAGTGATCAAGTTTGAAGACGGGCAAACTATCCGCACACGTAATGTCATCTGGTCGGCAGGTGTAATGGGTGTTATCCCCAAAGGTGTGCCCGAAGGCAGTATTATACGCGGCAACCGCATTCAAACAGATGCTATAAACCGTGTTGAAGGCGCCGAAAATATATTCGCTATTGGTGATGTGGCCGCTGTAATTACTGAAGAAACACCAAAAGGTCATCCAGGCGTGGCACAGGTAGCTATTCAACAAGGCAAACAGGTAGCCAAAAATATAGTACACATTATTAAGGGCGAACCAACCGAGCCCTTCAAATACTTCGACAAAGGATCGTTAGCAACTATTGGCCGTAACAAGGCCGTCGCCGATTTGGGTAAGATAAAATTCCAGGGATTTTTTGCCTGGCTGATATGGATGTTTGTGCACCTGGTATCGCTGCTGGGTTTCCGTAATAAGATTATCGTATTTATTAACTGGATAGGCAGTTACATTAATTACAATGGCGGCACACGGTTGATTATTCGTAGGTTTGTACGTGACAATGTACCGGCAGATGCCAGGCACCTGCCCAAAACCGAATCATGA
- a CDS encoding low affinity iron permease family protein — MAVIPNKAKKNFFERFANWATIATGSSAAFIIASLIILVWIITGPIFNYSNTWQLIINTGTTIVTFLMVFLIQKSQNKDSKAIHLKLNELLASHQGASNRMVDIEDLTEDELDHLHKYYVRLYALAQMEDDLTCTHSIDAADENHNIKLAGYKNKKHYNDARTKKDSSKKDK, encoded by the coding sequence ATGGCTGTTATACCAAATAAAGCAAAAAAGAACTTTTTCGAACGGTTTGCCAATTGGGCAACTATAGCAACAGGCAGTTCTGCCGCATTTATTATCGCTTCCCTGATCATACTTGTTTGGATTATAACCGGCCCGATTTTTAATTATTCAAACACCTGGCAGTTAATTATAAACACCGGTACTACAATTGTTACTTTTTTAATGGTGTTCCTGATACAAAAATCGCAGAATAAAGATTCAAAGGCTATACATTTAAAACTGAATGAACTATTAGCATCGCATCAGGGGGCAAGTAACCGCATGGTTGATATTGAAGACCTGACCGAAGATGAACTTGACCATTTGCATAAATATTATGTACGGCTATATGCATTGGCCCAAATGGAAGATGATTTAACGTGCACTCATTCAATTGATGCAGCAGATGAAAACCATAATATTAAATTAGCCGGCTATAAAAACAAGAAGCATTATAACGATGCCCGAACAAAGAAAGATTCAAGTAAAAAAGATAAATAA
- a CDS encoding GNAT family N-acetyltransferase: MPEQRKIQVKKINNQPDLEKAFAIRTEVFVNEQGCPPELERENEEVSNHFLATINGKPVAASRWRQTDKGIKLERFAVLKPYRGLGIGQELVKAVLADLPLEATYVYLHAQTPAVPLYLKCGFATEGDEFEEAGIKHFKMVKK; the protein is encoded by the coding sequence ATGCCCGAACAAAGAAAGATTCAAGTAAAAAAGATAAATAACCAACCCGACCTGGAAAAAGCTTTTGCAATCCGTACCGAGGTTTTTGTTAACGAACAGGGTTGTCCGCCTGAACTGGAACGGGAAAATGAAGAAGTATCTAATCACTTCCTTGCTACCATAAACGGTAAACCCGTAGCAGCCTCCAGGTGGCGGCAAACAGACAAAGGTATAAAGCTGGAACGCTTTGCTGTTTTGAAGCCTTACAGGGGCCTGGGAATAGGGCAGGAGCTTGTTAAAGCTGTACTTGCCGACTTGCCTTTGGAGGCAACTTATGTTTATCTGCATGCGCAAACACCCGCCGTACCGCTATATCTAAAATGCGGTTTCGCCACCGAAGGCGATGAGTTTGAAGAAGCGGGGATAAAGCATTTTAAGATGGTGAAGAAGTAA
- a CDS encoding cysteine desulfurase family protein — protein sequence MRVYLDNAATTPMDPAVLQEIYKVMENHFGNPSSIHAHGREARSLIEKARKTVANLLHTSPAEIFFTSGGTEADNTAIRCGIVDLGLKFAITSKLEHHAVIHTLEAMERAGIINLKFVDVDSKGNINYEQLEEMLQNQGRTFVSLMHANNELGTLTDIERVGDICEKYDAIFHCDAVQTMGHYPHDLGKLKVHFIACAAHKFHGPKGVGFLYVNHKVKIKPMIYGGAQERNMRGGTENIYGIAGLAKALDICYTEMDIHKDHIQGLKSYMKQQLEENVPGIAFNGETDEDKSLYTVLNVSFPAMDMGDMLLFNLDIAGISASGGSACSSGSNIGSHVLTAIGASPERPSVRFSFSKYTTKEEIDFTVAKVKDICLVNA from the coding sequence ATGCGCGTATACTTAGATAACGCTGCCACGACCCCGATGGATCCCGCAGTGTTGCAAGAAATTTACAAAGTGATGGAAAATCATTTTGGTAACCCATCATCAATTCACGCGCATGGCCGCGAAGCCCGCTCACTGATAGAGAAGGCCCGCAAAACAGTCGCAAACTTATTGCATACCTCGCCAGCCGAAATATTTTTTACGTCAGGCGGTACTGAAGCCGATAATACAGCCATCAGGTGTGGTATTGTTGATCTTGGGCTGAAGTTTGCTATCACCAGCAAGTTAGAACATCACGCGGTGATCCATACCCTGGAAGCTATGGAACGTGCAGGGATCATCAACCTGAAGTTTGTTGATGTGGATAGCAAAGGCAACATTAACTATGAACAGTTGGAAGAAATGTTGCAAAACCAGGGGCGTACCTTTGTATCCCTGATGCATGCCAATAACGAATTGGGTACCCTTACTGATATTGAGCGCGTAGGGGACATCTGCGAGAAATATGATGCCATTTTTCATTGCGATGCCGTGCAAACCATGGGGCATTATCCGCACGATCTGGGTAAACTGAAAGTGCATTTTATTGCCTGCGCGGCGCATAAATTCCACGGACCAAAAGGGGTAGGTTTTTTATATGTGAACCACAAGGTTAAAATAAAGCCCATGATATATGGCGGCGCGCAGGAACGTAATATGCGTGGCGGTACCGAAAATATTTATGGCATTGCCGGTTTAGCCAAAGCGCTGGATATATGTTATACCGAAATGGATATCCATAAAGATCATATCCAGGGCTTGAAATCGTACATGAAGCAGCAACTGGAAGAAAACGTACCGGGTATTGCTTTTAACGGCGAAACCGACGAAGATAAAAGCCTCTACACCGTTCTTAACGTATCCTTCCCCGCAATGGATATGGGTGATATGCTGTTGTTTAACCTGGATATTGCCGGTATTTCGGCGTCGGGCGGGAGCGCCTGCAGTTCAGGCAGTAACATAGGCTCGCACGTGCTTACCGCTATCGGTGCAAGTCCGGAAAGGCCGTCGGTGCGGTTTTCATTCTCAAAATATACCACTAAAGAGGAGATTGATTTTACCGTAGCCAAGGTAAAAGATATTTGTTTGGTGAATGCGTAA
- a CDS encoding C1 family peptidase, with amino-acid sequence MKPSLLFAALILAGSAFAQSPKFTVIKNNAATPVKNQGMSGTCWCFSSTALAESELLFKQQPETDLSEVFTVYSLYIDKAEKYIRRRGNTRFTEGGIQQDMIYCTNTYGAMPQNIYPGVGKDNVLNKDGEMEGKLKGYLDDILKKNQDTIPSNWENGFKAILGSYLGTPPVKFTYNGKEYTPKSYAAQNVSLKLSDYIGLTSFTHHPYYTTFAMEVPDNYNSNMFYNLPLDEFISTVKQAIQKGYTIAWDADVSNTGFRQNVGYAKWTNGKVDAKDFASFTEGKPTAKIRQELFDKQVTQDDHLMQITGLAKDEKGNEYFIVKNSWGKAGPYEGYIYVSMPYFTINTISILVNKKALAPAMISKTAE; translated from the coding sequence ATGAAACCTTCTTTGTTATTTGCCGCCTTAATATTGGCGGGGAGCGCGTTCGCCCAGTCGCCAAAGTTTACGGTAATAAAAAATAATGCAGCAACGCCGGTTAAGAACCAGGGAATGTCCGGCACATGCTGGTGTTTTTCAAGCACGGCACTGGCTGAGAGTGAATTGTTATTTAAACAGCAGCCAGAAACCGATCTTTCAGAAGTATTTACCGTTTACAGCCTGTATATAGATAAAGCCGAGAAGTATATCCGCCGCCGCGGCAATACCCGTTTTACCGAAGGTGGTATCCAGCAGGACATGATCTATTGCACCAATACTTACGGTGCTATGCCGCAGAATATTTACCCGGGTGTTGGTAAGGACAATGTATTGAACAAAGACGGCGAAATGGAAGGCAAACTGAAAGGGTACCTGGATGATATACTGAAAAAGAACCAGGATACCATTCCGTCGAATTGGGAAAATGGTTTTAAAGCCATTTTAGGCAGTTATTTAGGGACACCACCGGTAAAATTTACCTATAATGGTAAAGAGTATACGCCTAAAAGTTACGCCGCGCAAAATGTATCATTAAAATTATCAGATTATATCGGGCTAACGTCATTTACCCATCATCCTTATTATACCACCTTCGCTATGGAGGTGCCTGATAACTATAACAGCAACATGTTTTATAACCTGCCGCTTGATGAATTTATCAGTACAGTTAAACAGGCTATCCAGAAAGGATATACCATTGCCTGGGATGCCGATGTAAGCAATACCGGTTTCAGGCAAAATGTAGGTTATGCTAAATGGACAAACGGTAAAGTTGACGCGAAAGATTTTGCCTCGTTTACTGAAGGCAAGCCCACAGCAAAGATTCGCCAGGAGCTGTTTGATAAACAGGTTACTCAGGACGATCACCTGATGCAGATCACCGGCCTGGCTAAAGACGAAAAAGGCAACGAATATTTCATCGTGAAAAACTCGTGGGGCAAAGCTGGCCCGTATGAGGGTTATATTTATGTGAGCATGCCATATTTTACTATCAATACTATCTCTATACTGGTGAATAAAAAAGCATTAGCCCCGGCAATGATATCGAAAACGGCGGAGTAG
- the fbaA gene encoding class II fructose-bisphosphate aldolase produces the protein MDLKNYKGVLHGDQVQELFEIAKKHQFALPAVNVIGTNTINAVMETAAAVKSPVIIQLSNGGAQFYAGKSIDNSKLQACILGGVSAAKHVHLLAEHYGIAVILHTDHAAKKLLPWIDGLLDYGEKHFAETGKPLFSSHMLDLSEEPIEENIEISAKYLERMAKMGMTLEIELGVTGGEEDGVDNSDVDSSRLYTQPEEVSYSYEHLMKVSPRFTVAAAFGNVHGVYKPGNVKLQPVILHNSQEYVKKKFNLSAEKPINFVFHGGSGSSQEEIREAISYGAIKMNIDTDMQWAFWEGIKDYYQSKEGYLQSQIGSPDGEDSPNKKYYDPRVWLRKGEENFVKRLKVAFEDLNCLDVNSKL, from the coding sequence ATGGATTTAAAAAACTATAAAGGTGTACTGCATGGCGACCAGGTGCAGGAACTGTTTGAAATAGCCAAAAAGCACCAATTTGCGCTACCGGCTGTAAACGTTATTGGTACTAACACCATCAACGCGGTTATGGAAACTGCCGCTGCTGTGAAATCGCCGGTAATTATCCAATTATCAAATGGCGGGGCGCAATTCTATGCCGGTAAATCAATTGATAATTCAAAGCTGCAAGCTTGCATTTTGGGTGGTGTATCTGCCGCCAAGCACGTGCATTTATTAGCCGAGCATTATGGCATAGCTGTGATATTGCATACAGACCACGCCGCTAAAAAGTTATTACCATGGATTGATGGTTTGTTAGATTACGGTGAGAAACATTTTGCTGAAACCGGCAAGCCGCTGTTCTCATCGCACATGCTGGACCTTTCTGAAGAACCTATTGAAGAAAATATTGAAATATCTGCCAAATACCTGGAGCGCATGGCCAAAATGGGTATGACACTGGAGATTGAACTGGGCGTAACTGGGGGTGAAGAAGACGGCGTTGATAACAGCGATGTAGATAGTTCACGTTTATATACCCAACCCGAAGAAGTTTCTTATTCCTACGAACACCTGATGAAAGTTAGTCCGCGCTTTACGGTAGCTGCTGCTTTTGGTAATGTGCATGGGGTTTACAAACCGGGTAATGTTAAACTGCAGCCCGTTATCCTGCATAACTCGCAGGAATATGTGAAGAAGAAATTTAACCTGAGCGCTGAGAAACCGATCAATTTTGTATTCCATGGTGGTTCGGGTTCAAGCCAGGAGGAGATCCGCGAGGCTATATCCTACGGTGCTATTAAAATGAACATTGATACTGATATGCAATGGGCTTTCTGGGAAGGCATTAAAGATTACTACCAATCTAAAGAAGGATACCTGCAATCGCAAATTGGCAGCCCGGATGGCGAGGATTCGCCAAACAAAAAATATTATGACCCACGCGTGTGGCTGCGCAAAGGCGAAGAGAATTTTGTAAAACGCCTGAAGGTTGCTTTTGAGGACTTAAATTGTCTTGATGTAAATAGTAAGCTATAA
- a CDS encoding hydroxymethylglutaryl-CoA lyase, with protein MSQIKLTECPRDAMQGLHDFAPTDVKAHYINLLLKCGFDTIDFGSFVSPKAIPQMQDTAAVLDKLDMGSTQSKLLAIIANYRGAEEAAQHEAITYLGFPFSISETFQMRNTNSTIDASFDVVKKMQELCVKKNKNLLVYLSMGFGNPYGDIWNTELVLSWAEKLIAEGINDISLADTIGMASPEQIRELYPLLTNAFPGINFGIHLHSTPDSWFEKIDAAYQSNCRHFDTALKGYGGCPMAKDDLTGNIATENVLSYLDEKGIDTGVNMAYFTEAMSYSGRVFG; from the coding sequence ATGAGCCAAATTAAATTGACCGAATGCCCCCGCGATGCCATGCAGGGCCTGCACGATTTTGCACCGACCGACGTTAAAGCCCATTATATTAACCTGCTTTTAAAATGCGGTTTTGATACTATTGACTTTGGCAGTTTTGTATCGCCCAAAGCTATCCCACAGATGCAGGACACGGCCGCGGTGCTGGATAAACTGGATATGGGCAGCACCCAATCAAAACTATTGGCTATTATAGCCAATTACAGGGGCGCTGAAGAAGCCGCACAGCACGAAGCCATCACTTACCTCGGCTTTCCTTTTTCTATCTCTGAGACGTTCCAAATGCGTAATACCAATAGCACTATTGATGCATCGTTCGATGTGGTAAAGAAAATGCAGGAACTATGCGTAAAAAAGAATAAAAACTTACTGGTTTATTTATCTATGGGCTTTGGAAACCCTTACGGCGATATCTGGAACACCGAACTGGTTTTAAGCTGGGCCGAAAAATTGATAGCCGAAGGCATTAATGATATTTCATTAGCCGATACCATTGGCATGGCCAGCCCCGAACAGATTAGAGAATTATATCCTCTGCTAACAAATGCCTTTCCAGGTATCAATTTCGGCATACACCTGCACTCTACCCCCGATAGCTGGTTTGAAAAAATAGATGCCGCTTACCAAAGCAATTGTCGCCACTTCGATACTGCCCTGAAAGGCTATGGCGGTTGCCCTATGGCTAAAGACGACCTTACAGGCAATATCGCCACCGAAAACGTATTGAGTTACCTTGACGAGAAAGGGATTGACACAGGTGTTAATATGGCGTATTTTACTGAAGCGATGTCATATTCAGGGCGGGTGTTTGGCTAA